In Thermoplasmatales archaeon, the sequence GGCAAACCTTCCTTAAAAAATTTTTTTCCTTCATGAGTTAATAAATATTCTCTAACAATTTTTTCTTCACTCCTCAGAAGCCCTTTAGATTGGAGCCAGGAAGCGGCGTTCATAGCCTTAACCATATCCATCCCAATTTCTTCAATGCTTGCTCTTCCGTTTTTCTCTGCAAGCTTAACAAGCAGTTCTTTTTCTAAGGGTGAAAGAGTTTCCATTGTTTTGTTATTTATGAGAAGTTTAAATTAATTTCTGTTGTGTATTGTCAAGTAACATCGGTAACATTTTTTGAAAAATATACATTGGCAGGATAATCATGGATACCCATGTGGTATCTATGATTGTTAAACCATTCAATAAATTCCTGAAGTAATAAAAGAACATTTTCAGAAATTCTTCATTGAAAGTTCTTATGGCTCTTTCAATCTTTCCTTTTGTTTGTGGATAATAGGGAGGAGTATATTCAACTTCTATACCTTCTTTCTTACACCATTTTTCAATAGTTTCTTTCAAAGAATGGGTCACATCTTCTGTTTTTATTCTATCATAAATGTTACAGTGTAATCTTGAATTATCATCAATGACTATTAGAGCATATTGTTTTCTCCCCTCTATATTGAGTGGACC encodes:
- a CDS encoding DDE-type integrase/transposase/recombinase gives rise to the protein MKETIEKWCKKEGIEVEYTPPYYPQTKGKIERAIRTFNEEFLKMFFYYFRNLLNGLTIIDTTWVSMIILPMYIFQKMLPMLLDNTQQKLI